The following are encoded together in the Microbacterium hatanonis genome:
- a CDS encoding endonuclease domain-containing protein, with the protein MKRAALPPSLQGSSFRTAAARAEGVARDRLDASDLFAPFHGVRAPVDALRDSVPDRCRLLLPRLGGLQFFSHSTAAALWQMPLPRSAEVGPLHVAACPPARAPRTTGVIGHRTDLTAEMLTLAQGLPVPSVAETWAQLGSILTLDDLVAAADGILTTGSATAEDLAAAVARLRRRGAHDLARALSEMRIGSESRPETRTRLVLSRAGLPEPELNQDLRSADGRFIARLDIAYRRYRVCVEYDGRQHAEHAQFVRDADRWAAIEAEGWIIVRVLAHHLADPRALVARVERALRSRGWPNAA; encoded by the coding sequence ATGAAACGCGCCGCGCTCCCTCCCTCGTTGCAGGGCTCCTCCTTCCGAACCGCCGCGGCGAGGGCTGAGGGCGTAGCCCGCGACCGGCTCGATGCCTCGGACCTCTTCGCGCCGTTCCACGGCGTGCGTGCGCCGGTCGATGCGCTCCGCGACTCCGTCCCCGACCGGTGCCGTCTCCTGCTGCCGCGGCTCGGTGGACTGCAGTTCTTCAGCCACAGCACCGCCGCCGCGCTCTGGCAGATGCCGCTCCCCCGATCCGCCGAGGTCGGACCCCTGCACGTGGCCGCCTGCCCGCCCGCGCGGGCGCCGCGGACGACCGGAGTCATCGGCCATCGCACCGACCTCACCGCCGAGATGCTCACTCTCGCCCAGGGCTTGCCGGTGCCCTCGGTCGCCGAGACATGGGCCCAGCTCGGCAGCATCCTCACCCTCGACGACCTCGTCGCCGCAGCAGACGGCATCCTGACCACGGGCTCGGCCACGGCCGAGGATCTCGCCGCGGCCGTCGCGCGGCTGCGCAGGAGAGGAGCCCACGATCTCGCTCGGGCACTGTCGGAGATGCGCATCGGCTCGGAATCTCGGCCGGAGACGAGAACGCGCCTCGTGCTGTCGCGCGCCGGACTCCCCGAGCCGGAGCTGAACCAGGACCTGCGCTCGGCGGACGGTCGATTCATCGCGCGTCTCGACATCGCCTATCGGCGCTACCGCGTGTGCGTCGAGTACGACGGCCGCCAGCACGCCGAGCACGCGCAGTTCGTCCGCGACGCCGATCGCTGGGCGGCGATCGAAGCCGAGGGGTGGATCATCGTCCGGGTGCTCGCGCACCACCTCGCCGATCCGCGCGCCCTCGTCGCCCGCGTCGAACGCGCGTTGCGCTCGCGCGGCTGGCCGAACGCCGCCTGA
- a CDS encoding YhgE/Pip family protein yields MTASTTITGRAIERANSRRPITWLTVIGALLLPAVIGGILVAALYNPAERLDSISAAIVNDDQAVTIDGQLVPLGRQLTAGLVDGSDEVESNFDWTITNEQDASDGLADGTYAAVVTIPSNFSAAATSTAPGSTPEQATISVSTPPDSLVVDDAISAQVTQAAASLTGTMLSETYLQNVFLGFTTLGDQLGTAADGAHQLADGAQQASDGAAQLPSGATALGDGAGQVASGATQLAGGLDQIAGGIGQSADGAGQLAAGLDAAAAGVNNQQLVGAAASANGYAQTAAAQTAQLAATLGALAQQCATGTLDPTLCAQVGGAAQSAVEAATSAGYAAGYTAPTADGIAQLTAQSSAGLNEAATQTRALQSGLNQLAAGTAQSATGARALSTGATQVSDGAGQLATGSQTLADGVAQLATGVDDLANGLTTAVEQVPTYTETQAKDLASVVADPVAAEGIGSNLFGSTAIPLLASVALWFGGLGTFVALRAVTARTISSRRPSALLAGRALLPAAIIGAVQGLLVAGVVQLAASYDWGQWSLFAVVSVLTGIAFAAVNQALVAVFGGAGRWIAALVGVVAVATGIVSTVPGVLASVAGLLPTAPAYQGAVDALTSSGNLGAAIAGLAVWAVLAFIATTLAVARRRSVSTRALLAASPA; encoded by the coding sequence ATGACCGCTTCCACGACGATCACGGGGCGGGCGATCGAGCGCGCGAACTCCCGTCGTCCGATCACCTGGCTCACCGTCATCGGGGCGCTGCTCCTGCCCGCCGTCATCGGCGGCATCCTCGTGGCCGCGCTCTACAACCCCGCCGAACGCCTCGACTCGATCTCGGCCGCCATCGTGAACGACGACCAGGCCGTCACGATCGACGGACAGCTCGTGCCGCTCGGACGCCAGCTCACCGCCGGCCTCGTCGACGGTTCCGACGAGGTGGAGAGCAACTTCGACTGGACGATCACGAACGAGCAGGATGCGTCGGACGGACTCGCCGACGGCACCTACGCCGCCGTCGTGACGATCCCCTCGAACTTCTCGGCCGCCGCGACCTCCACCGCGCCCGGGTCGACTCCCGAACAGGCGACGATCAGCGTCAGCACGCCGCCCGACAGCCTGGTGGTCGACGACGCCATCTCGGCGCAGGTGACCCAGGCCGCCGCATCCCTCACCGGCACCATGCTGAGCGAGACCTACCTGCAGAACGTCTTCCTCGGATTCACCACGCTCGGCGACCAGCTGGGCACCGCGGCCGACGGCGCGCACCAGCTCGCCGACGGCGCTCAGCAGGCCTCCGACGGTGCTGCCCAGCTGCCGTCCGGAGCGACCGCGCTGGGAGACGGGGCCGGGCAGGTGGCCTCGGGGGCGACCCAGCTCGCCGGGGGCCTCGACCAGATCGCGGGCGGCATCGGGCAGTCCGCCGACGGCGCCGGGCAGCTGGCCGCCGGACTGGACGCCGCGGCGGCCGGGGTGAACAACCAGCAGCTCGTGGGTGCCGCCGCATCCGCGAACGGCTACGCGCAGACCGCCGCCGCGCAGACGGCGCAGTTGGCGGCGACTCTCGGCGCCCTCGCGCAGCAGTGCGCGACGGGAACGCTCGATCCCACCCTGTGCGCGCAGGTCGGCGGGGCGGCCCAGAGCGCGGTGGAAGCGGCGACCAGCGCCGGCTACGCCGCGGGCTACACCGCCCCCACCGCCGACGGGATCGCACAGCTGACGGCGCAGTCGTCGGCCGGCCTGAACGAGGCGGCCACGCAGACCCGTGCGCTGCAGTCGGGCCTCAACCAGCTGGCCGCGGGAACCGCGCAGTCGGCCACCGGAGCGCGGGCGCTCTCGACGGGCGCGACGCAGGTGTCGGACGGCGCCGGGCAGCTGGCGACCGGGTCTCAGACCCTCGCCGACGGTGTCGCCCAGCTCGCCACCGGCGTCGACGACCTGGCGAACGGGTTGACCACCGCCGTGGAACAGGTTCCGACCTACACCGAGACGCAGGCGAAGGATCTCGCCTCGGTCGTCGCCGATCCGGTCGCCGCGGAGGGCATCGGCTCGAACCTGTTCGGCTCGACCGCGATCCCGCTCCTGGCGAGCGTGGCCCTCTGGTTCGGCGGGCTCGGCACCTTCGTCGCTCTCCGCGCCGTCACCGCGCGGACGATCAGCTCGCGTCGACCCTCCGCCCTCCTCGCGGGCCGGGCGCTGCTCCCCGCCGCGATCATCGGCGCGGTGCAGGGCCTGCTCGTCGCGGGCGTCGTTCAGCTGGCCGCCTCGTACGACTGGGGCCAGTGGTCGCTGTTCGCGGTGGTGTCGGTGCTCACCGGCATCGCGTTCGCCGCCGTGAACCAGGCGCTCGTCGCGGTGTTCGGCGGCGCCGGACGCTGGATCGCCGCGCTCGTCGGCGTGGTCGCCGTCGCGACCGGGATCGTCTCGACGGTTCCCGGCGTGCTCGCGTCGGTCGCGGGACTCCTCCCCACGGCACCGGCCTACCAGGGCGCGGTCGACGCACTCACCTCGAGCGGCAACCTCGGCGCCGCGATCGCGGGGCTGGCGGTCTGGGCGGTGCTCGCCTTCATCGCGACGACCCTCGCGGTCGCCCGCCGCCGATCGGTCTCGACCCGCGCCCTCCTCGCCGCGTCGCCCGCCTGA
- a CDS encoding MMPL family transporter translates to MSTLLYSLGRWSYRHGVRVLLAWIIILAAAGGGAALFSQGTDNSFSIPGTESQEGLQQLSRTFPQVSGTSAQIIVVAAPGDRVDEAPYTGDIATAIDELEAVDGVLAVTDPFDQTVAGLVSDDGDAAIIRLQFDGQSGDVSPEAKASLTDVSTSLGAELPEGSQVALGGDLFGTSIPGVTITEAVGLIIALLVLIVTFRSFVVAGLPLLTAVIGVGLSMALIFVATAFASISSTTPLLALMLGLAVGIDYALFIAARHQDQVRDGVDPEESAARATGTAGSAVVFAGVTVLIALIGLSFAGIPFLTTMGIAASVAVAIAVLVAVTLTPAMLGLVKGRIVGRPRRRKKGTDAARHAPKRINPWVRVVSKHPIAATVSVVAVLGVLAIPASSLALALPNAGMLPESNQARQNYDLAAEYFGPGVNGPLVMTGTIVTSNDPVTLMNDIAGEIEDLPGVERIALATPNETADTGIVQIVPSTAPDDPATADLVRELRAQHDRLLDEYGIDLKVTGYTAVAIDISDRLSDALVPFAIFVVGLSFILLMIVFRSIAVPLTAALGYLLSVAAAFGVVAAVFEWGWFADLLHVTRVGPVISFMPIVLMGVLFGLAMDYQVFLVTRMREDYVHARARGAAADDARATAIEAVRTGFSATARVVTAAALIMFAVFAAFVPEGDSSIKPIALGLAVGIAVDAFLVRMTLIPALMTLLGAKAWWIPRWLDRLLPSFDVEGEAVERELALRDWPAPGSTAVIAADGAGLEVRDVDVFAGLTASVEPGGAIVLTSPDVRASRAALLAVAGRVSTTSGLLRVAGHLLPGRAAWVRGHVAIALLDDTTDPLAELRGVLAGSPGLVALQGLDALAHGALRDQAAATLRDAAAEGTWTLAVSAADPHAARGLLDDAGWRDVQTVRVETHSSRSAELPEVNA, encoded by the coding sequence GTGTCCACACTGCTGTACTCGCTCGGACGCTGGTCGTACCGGCACGGTGTCCGCGTACTGCTGGCCTGGATCATCATCCTGGCGGCCGCCGGCGGCGGCGCGGCGCTGTTCAGCCAGGGCACCGACAACTCGTTCTCGATCCCCGGCACCGAGTCGCAGGAGGGGCTGCAGCAGCTCTCGCGGACGTTCCCCCAGGTGAGCGGCACGAGCGCGCAGATCATCGTCGTCGCCGCGCCCGGCGACCGCGTCGACGAAGCGCCGTACACGGGCGACATCGCCACCGCGATCGACGAGCTCGAAGCGGTCGACGGAGTGCTGGCCGTGACCGACCCGTTCGACCAGACCGTCGCGGGCCTGGTCAGCGACGACGGGGACGCCGCCATCATCCGTCTGCAGTTCGACGGGCAGTCCGGCGACGTCTCACCCGAGGCCAAGGCCTCGCTCACCGACGTGTCGACCTCCCTGGGCGCCGAGCTGCCCGAGGGCTCGCAGGTCGCCCTCGGCGGCGACCTCTTCGGCACCTCGATCCCCGGAGTGACGATCACCGAGGCGGTCGGGCTCATCATCGCCCTGCTCGTGCTCATCGTCACGTTCCGCTCGTTCGTCGTCGCCGGACTCCCTCTTCTGACCGCGGTGATCGGCGTCGGGCTGTCGATGGCGCTCATCTTCGTGGCGACCGCCTTCGCCTCGATCTCGTCGACGACCCCGCTCCTGGCGCTCATGCTGGGTCTTGCGGTCGGCATCGACTACGCGCTGTTCATCGCCGCACGACATCAGGATCAGGTGCGCGACGGCGTCGATCCCGAAGAATCCGCCGCCCGCGCCACCGGCACTGCCGGGTCGGCCGTCGTCTTCGCCGGCGTGACGGTGCTCATCGCCCTCATCGGCCTGTCGTTCGCGGGCATCCCGTTCCTGACGACGATGGGCATCGCCGCATCCGTCGCCGTGGCGATCGCCGTCCTCGTGGCCGTCACCCTCACCCCCGCGATGCTCGGTCTCGTCAAGGGCCGGATCGTCGGGCGCCCGCGCCGACGGAAGAAGGGGACGGATGCGGCGAGGCACGCCCCGAAGCGGATCAATCCGTGGGTGCGGGTCGTGTCGAAGCATCCGATCGCCGCAACCGTCTCGGTGGTCGCCGTGCTCGGCGTGCTCGCGATCCCGGCGTCGAGCCTCGCCCTCGCACTGCCGAACGCGGGCATGCTGCCCGAGTCGAACCAGGCGAGGCAGAACTACGATCTCGCCGCCGAGTACTTCGGCCCCGGGGTCAACGGCCCGCTCGTCATGACGGGCACCATCGTCACCTCGAACGACCCGGTCACGCTGATGAACGACATCGCCGGCGAGATCGAAGACCTCCCCGGCGTCGAGCGGATCGCCCTGGCCACCCCGAACGAGACGGCCGACACGGGGATCGTCCAGATCGTGCCGTCCACGGCCCCCGACGACCCGGCCACCGCCGACCTCGTGCGCGAGCTGCGCGCGCAGCACGACCGGCTGCTCGACGAGTACGGGATCGATCTCAAGGTGACCGGCTACACGGCGGTGGCGATCGACATCTCCGACCGCCTCTCCGACGCCCTCGTGCCGTTCGCGATCTTCGTCGTCGGACTGTCGTTCATCCTGCTGATGATCGTCTTCCGCTCGATCGCGGTGCCGCTGACCGCCGCGCTCGGCTACCTGCTGTCGGTGGCCGCCGCCTTCGGGGTGGTCGCCGCCGTGTTCGAGTGGGGATGGTTCGCCGACCTGCTGCACGTGACCCGCGTGGGCCCGGTGATCAGCTTCATGCCGATCGTGCTGATGGGCGTGCTGTTCGGACTCGCGATGGACTACCAGGTGTTCCTCGTCACGCGGATGCGGGAGGACTACGTGCACGCCCGCGCCCGGGGCGCCGCCGCCGATGACGCACGGGCGACCGCCATCGAGGCGGTGCGAACCGGCTTCTCGGCCACCGCTCGCGTGGTCACCGCGGCCGCGCTGATCATGTTCGCCGTCTTCGCCGCGTTCGTGCCCGAGGGCGACTCGTCGATCAAACCGATCGCGCTGGGCCTCGCCGTCGGCATCGCCGTCGACGCGTTCCTCGTGCGCATGACCCTCATCCCCGCACTCATGACTCTTCTCGGCGCCAAGGCGTGGTGGATCCCCCGGTGGCTCGACCGACTCCTGCCGTCGTTCGACGTCGAGGGCGAGGCCGTCGAACGCGAGCTGGCGCTGCGGGACTGGCCCGCACCGGGGTCGACCGCGGTCATCGCCGCCGACGGCGCCGGACTCGAGGTGCGCGACGTCGACGTCTTCGCCGGCCTCACCGCCTCGGTCGAACCCGGCGGCGCGATCGTGCTGACCTCCCCCGACGTCCGTGCATCGCGGGCCGCCCTGCTCGCGGTCGCGGGTCGCGTGTCGACGACGTCGGGACTGCTGCGCGTGGCCGGGCACCTGCTCCCCGGCCGAGCCGCCTGGGTGCGCGGGCACGTCGCCATCGCCCTCCTCGACGACACGACCGACCCGCTCGCCGAGCTCCGAGGCGTGCTCGCGGGGAGCCCGGGGCTCGTCGCCCTGCAGGGGCTCGATGCGCTGGCCCACGGCGCCCTGCGCGATCAGGCCGCGGCGACGCTCCGCGACGCTGCCGCCGAAGGCACCTGGACGCTCGCCGTCTCGGCCGCCGATCCTCACGCCGCCCGGGGACTGCTCGACGACGCCGGCTGGCGCGACGTGCAGACCGTCCGCGTCGAGACCCACTCCTCCCGCTCCGCCGAACTCCCCGAGGTGAACGCATGA
- a CDS encoding TetR/AcrR family transcriptional regulator yields the protein MTDTEGAVPRRRENTRQRLLDAAAQVFAEVGLDAASVEAVCEAAGYTRGAFYSNFESKEQLFLELCARAAAHQIAAVRAKVADLETEGLAGAPGDSLTLVQQVLEASGADRTAVLLMGEIRIRALRDPVVAAAYRSQGAQLRAEVAQIIVDIARAKDLSLRLPAAQASDLFMTAWSTAAEDAVMDGDDQAGITRRIGEALAIVADLVIDHSR from the coding sequence ATGACCGACACCGAGGGTGCCGTTCCGCGACGACGCGAGAACACCCGCCAGCGACTGCTCGACGCCGCAGCGCAGGTCTTCGCCGAGGTCGGTCTCGACGCGGCCTCCGTCGAGGCGGTCTGCGAGGCCGCGGGCTACACGCGCGGCGCGTTCTACTCGAACTTCGAGAGCAAGGAGCAGCTTTTCCTCGAGCTGTGCGCGCGCGCCGCCGCCCATCAGATCGCCGCCGTCCGCGCCAAGGTGGCCGACCTCGAGACCGAGGGCCTCGCGGGTGCCCCCGGCGATTCGCTGACCCTCGTGCAGCAGGTGCTGGAGGCATCGGGAGCCGACCGCACCGCGGTGCTGCTCATGGGCGAGATCCGCATCCGGGCGCTGCGCGACCCGGTCGTCGCTGCGGCCTACCGGTCGCAGGGGGCGCAGCTGCGCGCCGAGGTCGCGCAGATCATCGTCGACATCGCCCGCGCGAAAGACCTCTCACTGCGTCTTCCGGCTGCCCAGGCCTCGGATCTCTTCATGACTGCCTGGTCGACCGCCGCCGAAGACGCCGTCATGGATGGCGACGATCAGGCGGGCATCACCCGGCGCATCGGCGAGGCGCTCGCGATCGTCGCCGATCTCGTCATCGATCACTCGCGCTGA
- a CDS encoding o-succinylbenzoate synthase: MSTLPSLDELLTTARVVALPLATRFRGIDVREAMLIEGPNGWTEFSPFTEYGDAEASVWLAGAVDFGWADAAPARRGEVRVNATVPAVAADAVAGVLARFDGCRTAKIKVAEPGQALADDIARVAAVRAALGPEGRIRVDANGAWNVDEAEHAIHALAEFDLEYAEQPCASIDELAELRARVKYMGIPIAADESVRKADDPLRVARAGAADILIVKAQPLGGVHRALEIVAQAGLPAVVSSALDTSIGLSMGTALAAALPDHDYDCGLGTSALFTSDVCDPALSPRGGELRVGRVSPSAERLDALQVSPERDGWWRERLSRCHAILSASDR; the protein is encoded by the coding sequence ATGAGCACACTGCCGTCTCTCGACGAACTCCTCACGACCGCGCGCGTCGTGGCGCTTCCCCTCGCCACCCGGTTCCGCGGCATCGACGTCCGCGAGGCGATGCTCATCGAAGGACCGAACGGGTGGACCGAGTTCTCGCCGTTCACCGAGTACGGCGATGCCGAAGCATCCGTGTGGCTCGCCGGCGCCGTCGACTTCGGCTGGGCGGATGCTGCGCCCGCGCGCCGCGGCGAGGTGCGGGTCAACGCGACCGTGCCGGCCGTCGCCGCCGACGCGGTGGCCGGAGTGCTCGCGCGGTTCGACGGCTGCCGGACGGCGAAGATCAAGGTCGCCGAGCCCGGACAGGCCCTCGCCGACGACATCGCCCGGGTGGCCGCGGTGCGCGCGGCCCTCGGCCCCGAGGGTCGCATCCGGGTCGACGCCAACGGTGCGTGGAACGTCGACGAGGCCGAGCACGCGATCCACGCACTGGCCGAGTTCGACCTCGAGTACGCGGAGCAGCCGTGCGCGAGCATCGACGAGCTGGCCGAACTCCGCGCGCGCGTGAAGTACATGGGCATCCCGATCGCCGCCGACGAGAGCGTGCGCAAGGCCGACGACCCGCTGCGGGTGGCCCGGGCCGGGGCCGCCGACATCCTGATCGTGAAGGCGCAGCCGCTCGGCGGCGTGCACCGCGCGCTCGAGATCGTCGCACAGGCGGGGCTCCCGGCCGTCGTCTCCAGCGCCCTCGACACCTCGATCGGGCTGTCGATGGGAACCGCGCTGGCCGCCGCCCTCCCCGACCACGACTACGACTGCGGGCTCGGCACCTCGGCGCTGTTCACGAGCGACGTGTGCGATCCCGCGCTCTCCCCGCGCGGCGGCGAGCTCCGGGTCGGGCGCGTGTCGCCGTCCGCGGAACGCCTCGATGCCCTGCAGGTCTCACCGGAGCGCGACGGGTGGTGGCGCGAGCGGCTCTCCCGCTGCCACGCGATCCTCAGCGCGAGTGATCGATGA
- a CDS encoding LLM class F420-dependent oxidoreductase, which produces MLLDTPVRLGVQIEPQHATYPQIREAAARLEDLGVDILFNWDHFFPLHGDPDGPHFESWTMLAAWAEQTERVEFGALVNCNSYRNADLQADMARTIDHISARGGDTGRFIFGTGSGWFERDYDEYGYEFGTAGSRLTALGRDLDRVVSRWEKLNPPPTRRIPIMIGGAGEQKTLRFVARHADIWHSFVPAEGLAHKISVIENWAETEGRDLSGLIVSNELKNRGESDADALFDAGTRLFTLGWAPGSPDYDVVKRWLRWRDGKNAV; this is translated from the coding sequence ATGCTTCTCGACACTCCCGTGCGCCTCGGCGTGCAGATCGAACCCCAGCACGCGACCTACCCCCAGATCCGCGAAGCGGCCGCGCGGCTGGAGGACCTCGGCGTCGACATCCTCTTCAACTGGGACCACTTCTTCCCCCTTCACGGCGACCCCGACGGCCCCCACTTCGAGTCGTGGACGATGCTGGCCGCGTGGGCCGAGCAGACGGAGCGCGTCGAGTTCGGCGCGCTGGTCAACTGCAACAGCTACCGCAACGCCGACCTGCAGGCCGACATGGCCCGAACGATCGACCACATCAGCGCTCGCGGCGGCGACACGGGGCGCTTCATCTTCGGCACCGGTTCGGGGTGGTTCGAGCGCGACTACGACGAGTACGGGTACGAGTTCGGCACCGCCGGCTCCCGCCTGACGGCGCTCGGACGCGATCTCGACCGCGTCGTCTCGCGCTGGGAGAAGCTCAACCCGCCGCCCACGCGCCGCATCCCGATAATGATCGGCGGAGCGGGCGAGCAGAAGACGCTGCGCTTCGTCGCCCGGCACGCCGACATCTGGCACAGCTTCGTGCCGGCCGAGGGCCTCGCGCACAAGATCTCCGTCATCGAGAACTGGGCCGAGACCGAGGGGCGCGACCTCTCGGGCCTCATCGTCTCGAACGAGCTGAAGAACCGCGGCGAGAGCGACGCCGACGCTCTGTTCGATGCGGGCACTCGGCTGTTCACGCTCGGCTGGGCGCCGGGGTCTCCCGACTACGACGTCGTGAAGCGGTGGCTCCGCTGGCGCGACGGCAAGAACGCGGTCTGA
- a CDS encoding 1,4-dihydroxy-2-naphthoyl-CoA synthase codes for MVSELFDAAVWQPTTADARYTDITAHTSLDGRIARIAFDRPEVRNAFRPHTVDELHHALDVARQDPRIGVVLLTGNGPSAKDGGWAFCSGGDQRIRGRDGYKYSDDHASVDDGARAGRLHILEVQRLIRFMPKVVIAVVPGWAAGGGHSLNVVCDLSIASREHGRFKQTDADVGSFDAGYGSAYFARQIGQKLAREVFFLAEEYSADRAYEMGAVNRVVPHAELEVEAIAMARTILTKSPTAIRMLKFAFNAVDDGLVGQQVFAGEATRLAYGTDEAVEGRDAFLEKRDPDWSDYPYHY; via the coding sequence ATGGTCTCGGAGCTGTTCGACGCCGCGGTGTGGCAGCCGACCACCGCCGACGCGCGCTACACGGACATCACGGCCCACACGAGCCTCGACGGACGCATCGCCCGCATCGCGTTCGACCGGCCGGAGGTGCGCAACGCCTTCCGCCCCCACACGGTGGACGAGCTGCACCACGCGCTCGACGTCGCGCGGCAGGATCCCCGCATCGGCGTGGTGCTGCTCACGGGCAACGGCCCGAGCGCGAAGGACGGCGGCTGGGCGTTCTGCTCGGGCGGCGACCAGCGCATCCGCGGTCGCGACGGGTACAAGTACTCCGACGATCACGCGTCGGTCGACGACGGCGCACGCGCGGGTCGGCTGCACATCCTCGAGGTGCAGCGGCTGATCCGCTTCATGCCCAAGGTCGTCATCGCGGTCGTACCGGGGTGGGCCGCGGGCGGCGGGCACTCGCTGAACGTCGTGTGCGACCTGTCGATCGCGAGCCGCGAGCACGGGCGCTTCAAGCAGACGGATGCCGACGTCGGATCGTTCGACGCCGGGTACGGCTCGGCCTACTTCGCCCGCCAGATCGGGCAGAAGCTCGCCCGCGAGGTGTTCTTCCTCGCCGAGGAGTACTCCGCCGACCGCGCATACGAGATGGGTGCGGTCAACCGCGTCGTGCCGCATGCCGAGCTCGAGGTCGAGGCGATCGCGATGGCTCGCACGATCCTCACGAAGAGCCCGACCGCGATCCGCATGTTGAAGTTCGCGTTCAACGCGGTCGACGACGGTCTGGTCGGCCAGCAGGTCTTCGCCGGCGAGGCCACGCGCCTGGCCTACGGAACCGACGAGGCGGTGGAGGGGCGCGATGCGTTCCTCGAGAAGCGCGATCCCGACTGGTCCGACTACCCCTACCACTACTGA
- a CDS encoding AMP-binding protein has translation MRLEAISGDEPRAVLRALRGAVLGAGPAIALGATDAALPVEVPPGTAVVVTTSGSTGVPKSVALSRSALTASALATAARLGEGAWLLALPAGYVAGLQVLVRSLVSGREPAILAGRFSPEAFAAAARSMASSVGGVRVPTYTSLVPTQVQRLLDAADHDPDVLGAVRSFERILVGGQALPPAVRERAEGLGVRLARTYGSTETSGGCVYDGVALDGVALRVEGGEVRVSGPTLADGYLGDPERTDAAFLRDPDGTRWYRTGDSGRIDDGVLSIHGRIDNVLVSGGVNISLDRVEQAVRGVRGLESAVVVAVPDEQWGEASVIVAARDADTDGVLERARDAVEARVGRPARPSRVCFVDELPLLPSGKPDRAAARRLAVDSAT, from the coding sequence ATGCGGCTCGAAGCGATCAGCGGCGACGAACCCCGGGCGGTTCTGCGGGCGCTCCGGGGCGCGGTGCTCGGAGCCGGTCCGGCGATCGCCCTCGGGGCGACGGATGCTGCGCTCCCGGTCGAGGTGCCGCCGGGCACGGCGGTCGTCGTCACCACCTCCGGGTCGACGGGCGTGCCGAAGTCGGTGGCGCTCAGCCGCAGCGCCCTGACCGCCAGCGCGCTCGCGACCGCGGCGCGCCTCGGGGAGGGCGCGTGGCTGCTCGCCCTGCCGGCCGGCTACGTGGCGGGCCTGCAGGTGCTCGTACGCTCGCTCGTGTCGGGGCGGGAACCCGCCATCCTCGCCGGACGTTTCTCCCCCGAGGCGTTCGCTGCGGCGGCCCGCTCGATGGCGTCGAGCGTCGGGGGAGTGCGCGTTCCCACCTACACCTCGCTCGTGCCGACGCAGGTGCAGCGGCTCCTCGACGCTGCCGACCACGACCCCGACGTGCTCGGGGCGGTGCGCTCGTTCGAGCGCATCCTCGTCGGCGGCCAGGCGCTGCCGCCCGCCGTGCGCGAGCGGGCGGAGGGCCTGGGCGTGCGGCTGGCCCGCACCTACGGCTCGACCGAGACCAGCGGCGGGTGCGTGTACGACGGCGTCGCCCTCGACGGCGTCGCGCTGCGCGTGGAGGGCGGCGAGGTGCGGGTGTCGGGCCCGACGCTCGCGGACGGCTATCTCGGCGACCCCGAGAGGACGGATGCCGCCTTCCTCCGCGACCCCGACGGCACGCGCTGGTACCGCACGGGCGACTCGGGACGCATCGACGACGGGGTGCTGAGCATCCACGGGCGGATCGACAACGTGCTCGTCTCGGGCGGGGTGAACATCTCCCTGGACCGCGTCGAGCAGGCGGTGCGCGGGGTCCGCGGTCTCGAGTCGGCCGTCGTCGTCGCGGTGCCCGACGAGCAGTGGGGCGAGGCATCGGTCATCGTCGCGGCCCGCGATGCCGATACCGACGGCGTGCTCGAACGCGCCCGCGACGCGGTGGAGGCGCGGGTCGGACGCCCCGCCCGTCCGTCGAGGGTGTGCTTCGTCGACGAGCTCCCCCTGCTCCCCTCCGGAAAGCCCGACCGCGCGGCGGCGCGACGACTCGCGGTGGACTCGGCCACGTAG